In the genome of Anomalospiza imberbis isolate Cuckoo-Finch-1a 21T00152 chromosome 11, ASM3175350v1, whole genome shotgun sequence, one region contains:
- the THOC7 gene encoding THO complex subunit 7 homolog codes for MAGRPGGGRRGRCGWRGRGGGAWLRDRRFPPPWGAHLAGPPLARGPVPRGARGSPARPPRAARPPPAGSGPSSRRLPLHGRRSRRLHCGKLTSLAAAAAPPAPALAAMGAVTDDEVIRKRLLIDGDGAGDDRRINLLVKSFIKWCNSGSQEEGYTQYQRMLSTLSQCEFSMGKTLLVYDMNLREMENYEKIYKDIENSIAAAHEKISECKKQILQAKRIRKNRQEYDALAKVIQHHPDRHETLKQLEALGKELQNLSHIKENVEDKLELRRKQFHVLLSTIHELQQTLENDEKLSEAEESQETQMEAEAKQ; via the exons ATGGCGGGGcggccgggcggggggcggcggggccggtgcGGGTGGCGGGGGCGGGGAGGTGGAGCCTGGCTGCGGGACCGCCGCTTCCCTCCCCCGTGGGGCGCTCACCTGGCGGGGCCGCCCCTCGCCAGGGGGCCGGTTCCAcgcggggcgcggggctcgcCCGCCCGCCCTCCCCGGGCCGCGCGTCCGCCGCCCGCCGGCTCAGGCCCCAgcagccgccgcctcccccTCCATGGCCGCCGCTCTCGCCGGCTGCATTGTGGGAAGCTGACCTCActcgctgctgccgccgccccgccggctCCGGCACTCGCCGCCATGGGGGCCGTGACCGACG ATGAAGTTATCCGCAAGCGGCTGCTGATCGATGGCGATGGAGCTGGCGACGACAGGCGGATCAATTTGTTGGTGAAGAGTTTCATTAAGTGGTGTAATTCCGGATCTCAGGAGGAAGG ATACACCCAGTACCAACGAATGCTGAGCACTTTATCACAGTGTGAATTTTCAATGGGAAAAACTCTTCTGGTGTATGACATGAACCTGAGAGAGAtggaaaattatgaaaaaatctATAAGGATATAG aaaacagtatAGCTGCAGCCCATGAGAAGATCTCTGAATGCAAAAAACAAATCCTGCAAGCAAAAAGGATTCGAAAAAATCGCCAGG AATATGATGCATTGGCCAAAGTCATACAGCATCACCCAGACAGACATGAAACACTGAA GCAGCTAGAAGCTTTGGGAAAAGAACTGCAAAATCTTTCTCACATTAAAGAAAATGTTGAAGATAAG TTGGAGCTGAGAAGGAAGCAGTTCCATGTTCTCCTGAGCACCATCCATGAACTTCAGCAAACCCTGGAGA ATGATGAAAAACTTTCAGAAGCTGAGGAGTCACAAGAAACTCAGATGGAAGCAGAGGCCAAGCAGTAG